The following coding sequences lie in one Thalassoglobus polymorphus genomic window:
- a CDS encoding phage portal protein, with amino-acid sequence METVVDVCGVGLDSEPAKLEYDAAKGGNKRRPFSPVLRHEDTVLPIHKRRTVSGGVRGLRRNLSILDWAIRRHLDYTTQFHLQSQSGNDAFDELFEQWFHGVSQPESFDVRGRFGFDEYLRTLEACAVIDGDCGSMKLASGHVQAIESDLIKNPADGVYRGRWINGVRVSNSGRHLAYAIHNRGAGGNGYEFNRIVTNSRLFLHGYYSRFDQIRGISPLVSAVNDFQDIYEGKELAFAKMKVNQLFALAFYRDADESAGDLSSQGDDEEPSGYDVNFGAGPALLDMEPGDRAEFLESDSPGVNTQEFLQLVIQIALKALDIPFSFFNESFTNFFGSKSAWLHYERSCVNKRARNLRWAYDWMLWRFRLALIRGEITAPASIIREAYQGRKLWFEFVPVGMPWWDPSKEIKADIMAIQAGLNSPQRVCRQHGIDFYEIQKQRKKAFEYSEKLGVPIVLEGNSPDVTSDDPEGRE; translated from the coding sequence ATGGAAACAGTCGTTGACGTCTGCGGGGTTGGCCTAGATTCCGAGCCGGCAAAGCTTGAGTATGATGCAGCGAAAGGCGGGAATAAACGCCGGCCGTTTTCGCCGGTATTGCGTCACGAAGATACCGTTTTGCCGATCCATAAGCGGAGAACCGTTAGCGGTGGAGTTCGCGGATTGCGTCGCAATCTGTCTATTCTCGATTGGGCTATTCGGCGTCACCTGGATTACACGACTCAATTTCACTTGCAGAGTCAGAGCGGAAATGATGCGTTTGACGAATTGTTTGAGCAGTGGTTCCACGGCGTTTCACAGCCGGAATCTTTCGACGTTCGCGGCCGGTTCGGCTTTGACGAATACTTGAGAACGCTTGAAGCTTGTGCGGTCATTGACGGCGATTGTGGTTCCATGAAGCTTGCCAGCGGTCACGTGCAGGCTATTGAAAGCGATCTCATTAAGAATCCGGCTGATGGCGTCTATCGCGGTCGGTGGATTAACGGCGTACGCGTCTCTAATTCCGGGCGTCACTTGGCGTATGCGATCCACAATAGAGGGGCTGGCGGGAATGGTTACGAGTTCAACCGAATTGTGACGAATTCGCGTCTATTCCTTCACGGATATTACAGTCGGTTCGATCAAATTCGCGGAATCAGTCCGTTAGTTTCGGCTGTTAATGATTTTCAAGATATCTACGAAGGCAAAGAGCTAGCATTTGCGAAAATGAAAGTCAATCAGCTTTTCGCGTTGGCTTTCTATCGCGATGCCGACGAATCGGCCGGCGATCTCTCTAGTCAAGGCGACGACGAAGAACCGTCCGGCTATGATGTTAATTTCGGGGCCGGCCCGGCGTTATTGGACATGGAGCCAGGGGACCGGGCGGAATTCCTGGAGAGCGATTCACCGGGCGTTAATACTCAAGAGTTCTTACAGCTTGTTATACAGATTGCGTTGAAGGCTTTGGACATTCCATTTTCGTTCTTCAATGAGTCGTTTACAAACTTCTTTGGTTCGAAGTCGGCATGGTTGCACTATGAGCGTTCATGCGTGAACAAGCGAGCCCGCAATCTACGCTGGGCGTACGATTGGATGCTATGGCGGTTTCGTCTCGCGTTAATTCGCGGAGAGATCACGGCACCGGCCAGCATTATCCGAGAGGCTTATCAGGGCCGGAAACTCTGGTTTGAGTTCGTTCCCGTTGGGATGCCCTGGTGGGATCCGTCCAAAGAGATCAAGGCTGATATCATGGCCATTCAGGCGGGGCTTAACAGTCCGCAAAGAGTTTGCCGGCAGCACGGCATTGATTTCTATGAGATTCAGAAACAGCGAAAGAAAGCGTTTGAGTATTCCGAAAAACTCGGCGTTCCTATTGTCTTAGAGGGAAATTCACCGGATGTTACTAGCGACGATCCAGAAGGCCGAGAGTGA
- a CDS encoding head maturation protease, ClpP-related: protein MLLATIQKAESELQIHIYDAIGKRPDGSGVSMEDVVKQLKANREAETVHVRINSGGGYAWEGFGIYNALRDDHRFVRVTIDSLAGSAASVIAMAGDHVAMFETSGIMIHNPYSTVRNGRKKDFESAIQQYETLQGNCVLAYREKTKLDDAKLAELMDSDTYLNAQDALKLGFCDEILTGQKRSPVQLDVSFLSADSESFQQAEKLQAVTTKDQKVMTEERKTEGFDLDEFKKFKATFGAEDAAEYVEAEMSYSDALAKHVVKQGEALAAANKALAEAETKSKELQASLAALDVDGEDSSVDGGDTDADDDDKPKCWADIVKFK, encoded by the coding sequence ATGTTACTAGCGACGATCCAGAAGGCCGAGAGTGAACTACAGATTCACATTTATGACGCAATCGGCAAGCGTCCAGACGGTTCCGGCGTCTCAATGGAAGATGTCGTTAAGCAATTGAAGGCGAACCGGGAAGCGGAAACGGTTCACGTCAGAATCAATAGCGGCGGCGGCTACGCTTGGGAAGGTTTCGGGATCTATAACGCATTGCGAGACGATCACCGATTTGTTCGCGTTACGATTGATTCACTGGCGGGCTCGGCGGCTTCCGTCATTGCGATGGCCGGCGATCACGTGGCAATGTTCGAGACGTCCGGCATTATGATTCATAATCCCTATTCGACGGTCCGAAACGGGCGTAAGAAGGATTTTGAATCGGCGATTCAGCAATATGAAACGCTGCAAGGCAATTGCGTTCTCGCGTATCGCGAGAAGACGAAACTAGATGATGCAAAGCTTGCCGAGCTAATGGACTCAGACACCTACTTGAATGCTCAAGATGCGTTGAAGTTGGGGTTTTGCGATGAGATTTTGACCGGGCAAAAGCGGAGCCCGGTTCAATTGGACGTTTCTTTTCTCTCGGCTGATTCCGAGAGTTTTCAGCAGGCCGAAAAACTTCAGGCCGTTACTACGAAAGATCAAAAAGTTATGACCGAAGAACGTAAGACTGAAGGGTTTGACCTGGACGAATTCAAGAAGTTCAAGGCCACTTTCGGAGCCGAGGACGCGGCCGAGTACGTGGAAGCCGAAATGAGCTATTCGGACGCATTGGCAAAGCACGTCGTCAAGCAAGGTGAAGCACTGGCAGCGGCAAACAAGGCATTGGCAGAAGCCGAGACCAAGTCTAAGGAATTGCAGGCGTCGCTAGCGGCCCTGGACGTCGACGGGGAAGACAGCAGCGTTGACGGAGGCGACACGGACGCGGACGACGACGACAAGCCGAAATGCTGGGCTGATATCGTCAAGTTCAAGTAA
- a CDS encoding major capsid protein — MAQDFLTLTDLAKINDFNVRDLGVTDLLNDAPFFSTLAAAVATNGTTHKYVVQDGAPAVGFRDINDGIETDKSENKQVTVTLKLLDASFGVDIALADGFRGNMDNGGGREAYIAREARAHLKEAFFVAEQQFINGTNNKNDGFAGLADVLDALENAMVLSAAGTTANTGSSVYLVRTGDDQKDVQAIIGNDGKITQDETFSTKAEGSATGHYTELWTPIMGWLGVQVGSAHSVGRICNLTADANKGLTDDLIYDSLETFPASRQPNVIVMNRRSLGQLRKSRTATNQTGAPAPRPTEVDGIPIVVTDAISNTEGIIAPA, encoded by the coding sequence ATGGCACAGGATTTTCTAACTCTTACCGATCTCGCCAAGATCAATGATTTCAACGTTCGAGATCTCGGCGTTACCGATTTGCTGAATGATGCTCCTTTCTTCTCGACACTGGCGGCGGCCGTTGCGACAAACGGAACGACCCATAAATACGTCGTGCAAGACGGAGCCCCGGCCGTTGGCTTCCGTGACATTAACGACGGGATTGAAACGGACAAGTCAGAGAACAAACAGGTCACTGTCACGTTGAAGTTGCTTGACGCGTCGTTTGGCGTTGATATCGCTTTGGCTGACGGCTTCCGGGGCAACATGGATAACGGCGGCGGCCGAGAGGCTTACATTGCACGTGAAGCCAGAGCCCACTTGAAGGAAGCGTTTTTTGTTGCCGAACAACAGTTCATCAACGGAACGAACAACAAAAACGACGGCTTTGCGGGGCTGGCTGACGTCCTGGATGCTCTTGAGAATGCAATGGTGTTGAGTGCAGCCGGCACCACGGCCAATACAGGATCGTCCGTCTACCTAGTGCGTACTGGTGACGATCAGAAAGACGTTCAGGCGATTATCGGTAACGATGGAAAGATCACGCAGGACGAAACGTTTTCGACCAAGGCGGAAGGCTCGGCGACCGGCCATTATACGGAGCTTTGGACTCCAATCATGGGATGGCTCGGCGTTCAAGTCGGCTCGGCTCATTCCGTTGGCCGTATCTGCAACCTGACAGCCGATGCGAACAAGGGCTTGACTGACGATCTTATCTATGACTCTCTGGAGACGTTCCCGGCTTCGCGACAGCCGAACGTCATTGTGATGAATCGCCGATCTTTGGGGCAGTTGCGGAAGAGTCGCACGGCCACAAACCAGACCGGAGCCCCGGCACCACGTCCAACGGAAGTTGACGGAATTCCGATTGTCGTGACGGATGCGATCAGCAACACCGAAGGCATTATTGCCCCGGCGTAA